TTTAGTAACCCTGCCAATATCGACGATTACTTCTTCAAATTCTTCTTTATTATATTTTTCCATCGATTCTCCTCCGGGTTTTATAGCTTAATGCCATTTTCTCTTAAAGATTCAGCTAATGCTGCAATTACGCCATGATATACATAACCATTTCTATCAAAAATAGCTTGTTCGATTTTTTTAGCTTTTAAAGATTTTGCAAATTCAGCTGCAATTTTTTTAGCACCTTCTTTATTTGCCTTAATACCTAATTTACGACCATCTGCTGCTACTAAAGTTACAGCTTTGATATCATCAATTGCTTGAATATAAAGGGTTCTATTTGATTTAAATACAGAAATTCTTGGCAAAGTTTCACAACCTGAAATTTTTGCTCTGATTCTTTTTTTTCTTTTAATTCTTAAATTAATTTTTCTTTTTAATATATTCGCTCTCATATTTAACCCTTATTTCTTAGATGTTTTACCGGCTTTACGGATAATGCGTTCATCGGCATATTTAACACCTTTTCCTTTATATGGTTCAGGTGGTCTAAATTCACGAATTTGAGCAGCTACTTGACCTACAACTTGTTTATCGCTTCCTTTTACAACAATAGTATTCTTATCTACAGAAATTTCTATACCTTCTGGAATATCGTAGTTAATAGGATGTGAAAAACCAAGACTTAATTCTAAAACTTTACCTTTTAAAGCAGCCTTGTAGCCCACTCCATTAATTTCAAGAGTTTTTGAAAAACCTTGAGT
This genomic interval from Campylobacter sp. CCS1377 contains the following:
- the rplR gene encoding 50S ribosomal protein L18; translation: MRANILKRKINLRIKRKKRIRAKISGCETLPRISVFKSNRTLYIQAIDDIKAVTLVAADGRKLGIKANKEGAKKIAAEFAKSLKAKKIEQAIFDRNGYVYHGVIAALAESLRENGIKL
- the rplF gene encoding 50S ribosomal protein L6 codes for the protein MSRIGKQPIAIPNGVEVKLEGNLLKFKKGNLAKELDIKANVNVEIKDNNIIFAPKGEDRQSRAYWGTYRALAYNIVVGLTQGFSKTLEINGVGYKAALKGKVLELSLGFSHPINYDIPEGIEISVDKNTIVVKGSDKQVVGQVAAQIREFRPPEPYKGKGVKYADERIIRKAGKTSKK